The genomic interval CCATAAGGTGCATGAGAGGGATCAGCAATAGCAATCTTTTTTACTTTTGGATCCAATAAAAGCTCCAAACCTCTTTTAACATCCATATTATTTGTTTTAGGAGCCCAAAGGCCAATACGTCCATAGGCATATGGTTTAGGTTCATGACTAATGAGTCCAGCATCTTTTAGCTTTTGGACATATCCCATATCTGCTGCAAAATACATGTCATAAGGGGCACCATTGAGAATTTGTGTATATGCTTTCCCCGTTGAACCAAAAGCGATATGTGCTTTTTCCCCAGGATAAGCTTTTTCAAATTCAACTTGCATCTCTTTAAACGCATAGACCAAATCTGCTGCCGCGGTTATTTGAACTTCTCCTGCCCATAATGATAGGGAAAGACACGCCATTCCTAGTATTTTCTTTAACATAAATGCTCCTTGTATCAAATGTTATTTTCCGATTAGAATACTGCTTGATTTAATAATGGCACACACAGATGAACCGATTTCTAAACCTAAACTTTTTGCAGATTCAGATGTAATGGTTGCCACAATCATTTCATTTTCACCTATGTCAATACTGACTTGGGCATTCACTTCACCAAGAATAATGCCACTTATTTTGCCTAGAATTTTGTTGCGAGCACTGGTTGCGATATGAGTGTCATTGGATATAAGAACAGAGGATGCTTTGATAATCCCAATGACTTCATCCCCAATATGTAACCCCATTTCTTCAACAGCGCTGTTTGTAATAGTTGAAACAAGAATAACCCCACTTTTTAAGACCATGCTTACTTCGGCATTGACTTTTGCTTGTTTAATGTCACCAATTTTTCCCATAAACTGATTACGTGCACTAATTTGCATAGCTATCCTTTGTAAGTTTTTAATGTGATCCATATTAAATTCAGCCATAGAAGAGAGTGTTTTTAAAAAACGTTCATACTCATGTTTCAGTACATCATAGTTCTTGACAATTTCTTCTCCATAAGGAGTTAATGAGGTTCCTCCTCCACCATTTCCACCAGTAACTCTTACAACTAAAGGCATAGTGGAGAGGTTATTCATCGTATCAATGGCTCCCCATGCTGTCTTATAACTAATACCAACTTGTTTAGCTGCTGTTGTAATTGAACCACTCTCTTTGATAGCTTGAAGTAAATGAATACGTTTTTCCAATAGGACTGGTTTATCAAAACATATTAGTCCACTTGATAAATCTTTACTCATATATTTCCTTATGTAATATATTTATACAACGATTATTTGGAAGTATAGCAATATAACCTTAAGACATATAACGCTCTTATGCTTAATTTTTAAACATGTAATTTTTGCATATTATAATTAATAATATTTGTATCAGAATAACGTATTTATGGGTTTAATATGCAAATAATACATATATATTATTCAAGTATTTTTCCAATAAAATATAAATTAAATTATAAGTTTTAAATATATTAAATCAAACATTTCTTTAAACAATATGTATAATTAGCATATTTAAAAAATAATTAAATAAAATGACTACTTATATTGTGCGTAGCATTTATCTGTTATGTAAAAAAATGATTTGGAGTTAATGGAAGTAGTAATTACTCTATCATCAACGACCTCTGCACAGACTATGTCGATCCCGATACCAAAATTCCTTTCTACAAAGGAACGGCGGCAAACATCGTTAAAGTTGGGCGAAGTGAGGGACTTATCAAAGATATGACTTTCTTGGAACGCGCTTAAGCTACTCCGTAATTTAAAAATACCAATACAGCTTTGTCCATAACGTATCTTGAACCAGTTTAGAGCCGTATTCGGAGCCTATTTGACCATCGTTCATATTGTATGAAATATCTAAAAGCATATTGTTTTTAAAGCTGTACGTTGCGCCAAAAGAGTTTTGCATCGACTTATCTTCGAGGTTGTAGATATTTTTATAGTAAAGAGCTCCATACAGCCAATTAAAGGGTTCTTTTTGTGAAAATTTGTTCATGAAATATTGATGATCAAAAAAAGGCTCTGATCTACTGCTCTGATTTTTTTGATAAAAATACTCGCTGGTGATACTGAGTTCAAACTCGGTTAAATACTTCAACCCCACCAAATACGCATAATCATCTTCGCCTAATGTTTTAGCAAACTCTCCATGTACTTCAATGTTGGTTTGAATATTTTTAGAAAAATCCAGCCCTATTTTATCGCTCTGCTCACTTCGATGATAATAGATAAGATCAATATCCGTATCATACGCCAGAAAATAGGCTTTAAACCCTACATTATTTTCATCTTTTTGGCTAAAATCACTGTTTATATGGTCATTGTTTTGCATCACAATGAGATCCAACGAGACATTTCGCACATCCCCATCGTAGCTTTTGTTATACCGATAATTCGCCATCACATATCCCTCACGTGAAGCATCAGGGTCATTTGGATCTTTCTTTCGATCAAAAAAAGCGATGGGATTGACGAAGTAGCCTTTACCCCATTTAGGCGCTTTTTTACCGACCTCAATAAGATTATTTTGATCAAACTTGTACTGCACGAAGAGTTGTGCAATAGTGTAAGCATCACTGTACTCTCTATCGACATCGTTGTAATTCACCATCACTTCAGAGTCAAGTTTAATGGCATCTTGAAAGTAAGCAAATTTTAAATCACCTTCACTGCCATAGCTCTTCATGCTCTCTTTGTTTTTGGTATGAAACAGAGGTGAGTCTTCATTTAAGCCTTGCAGTTTATTTTCACCTTTAAGGTAACCACTCAAAGTATAGGGTTTGACCTCGATGGCATCAAGGTCAAAATCGTAATCTCCAGCATTGCCTAAAACTGCTGCAAAAAGAATTACATGTAAAGGTTTCATCTATTTTCGAAACTCTTGAACTTTGCCAATGTTTTCGATGGTAAACATCTCATCGGCAAACTCACGCGCTGTTATTTTTCCATACACCATGATGGATTTATAGCCTTTATAAAGTGGCGAATCCGTCTCAATCACCGCAGGTCTTACAATGCCCCCACCAAAGTCTTTCATCTCTTTATAGTAGAGCGTTTTTATAAGCATCCCCGTAGACGTATAACAGGAGATTTTTGTTGGTGTCACGGTTTTTTTATCCACTTCCATCAACAATTTATCGTAGGCTACCGTCTCATTTTTAGCTTTCAAATCTAAAACAATCGTAGCCCCCTCATCTGTTTGGCTTTTGATGTCATATTCAGCTGAAAAATCGAGTTGCATAATATCGCTGTTGTTAAACACACCACCCACCACACTTTGCATGGACGTAATGCGAATGGGCTTGCCCACATCGGGTAAATAAAGCCACATATTTTCATCCAATCTCAGTGTACTCCTGCCTTTTTCACTGTCAGGCTGTAAGAACAACGAAACAATTTTATCTTTGCCTTTTTTGATCTGATAAAGCAAAAACTCTTTTTTGCTCCCATCAGGCTCGATGTTAATGAGTTTTTTATAGCTATCCGCAGAACTAGGACTGAGCTTTTTATCCACTTGTTCTAAAATGCTCTCTGCACCAAAGAGTGCTAGCGTTGTAAGTAAAAAAAGTATGATCTTCTTCATGGTGTGCTCCTAATAGGTACGTAAAGCTTCAACAGGATCAAGTCTTGAAGCTTTGATGGCGGGAGATATGGACGCGACTAACGAGATAAAAATAACGATGATACTCACACTAAGTATCTCATTTAACCCTAAGCTCGGTGTTAAAATAAGACCGCTTTGTTGCCCAATACTATAGGTAATCTTGACCATATTGAGAAGATAAACAATCCCCAAAGACAAAATACTTCCCACAACCGCCCCAAACACGCCTAGCATCAAGCCTTCACATAAAAAAAGTTTGACGATGGTCAAAGGCGGTGTGCCCATAGCCGCAATGGTTCCTATTTCTCGGACACGCTCAAACACACTCATGATCATCACATTGAGGATGGAGATAAGGACAATAGAGATAAGGATGATTTGAATCGAAATATTCATAACATCAATCATCTTAATGATGTTGTAAAAAGGAGAGAGTTGCTGCCATGTATGAATTTCCAAAACAGGCTTTCCCTCTTTATTGAGTTTTTCCAAGAGTGGCTGAAGTGATTTTTCTGCAACTCTCAGTTTTTCTACGTCTCTTAGGCGAAGGACGATTTCACTGATCTCAAGTTCATTGTTCATTCGCAGTGCCTTTTTGGCATCTTCGATGTGAATGTACCCATCACGTCCTCCAGGTCCCATGACTTGCCCCACGATACCTGCAACTTTAAGGTTAATGCCATTGACGGAGCCATTTTTGTTATTGGCAACCAAGACGATGGTATCGCCTATTTTGACATCCATCCCTTTGATAAGCAGTTCAGGAACAATGATTTCGCCTGATTTAAAAGTACCATTCATATCAGAAATTCGACTTTCAAGGAGTGGCAACGTTGGAAATTCATCTTTAGGATTAATCGCGTTAAGTCTGATGTTGGTCGTACTGGTAAAGTTAGAAAACATTGCACCAAACTTGATGCGATAGCTGTAACTCTCTATAAAAGGATTGGACTCTAGCTTCGATTCGACAAATTCTAACATTTTGGCATTGAGGTTTTTATCGATATTATGTAGCAAGCGCACAAAGATTTCCTAGCTATTTTTGATAAAATTTTCTTAAATAAACTCCATATTTAAGGGATTTCATTATGGCAGAATCACATGTTATTTCGGCACTCGTATTAAAGAGAAGTGAATTTTTAGGTGAGATACAACATTATGAAGCACTTATAAAAGAGTATAAAGAGAATCTTGTCAGCATAGACAAAACCATCCATATTTTTGATGCTTCATATGACCTTAGAACTATAAAATCAAAAAGAGTTATGAAAGAGAGATATTTTCAAATTGGAGAAGCGGTTGTTTTAATTCTTGATACACTTAGAACAAGCAATAAACCAATGAAAACAGATGAAATATGTGCTGCGATTGCTTCAAAAAAAGGTTTATCTTTAGAAAGCGATTATGAAAAAGCTACCTTTCAAAAAACTATAGTTGCCTCTTTAAGCAGAACAGTGAATAATAATCTTGTTGAGAGAGCTGGGAGGGACGGGTTAACTATGATTTGGCAGATAAAAGCGGTTATTTAAGCTCCCAGTCTCTCACTCACCCTCTTATTACCCTGCCAGTATCCACAGAACTCATTGCTTACGGGTGTTGCTAAGCATTTTGAGAAGATGTCATTGAAAATAGCACCATTACTCATTCTTCGTGTATCTTCACGATAAGCGATTT from Sulfurospirillum multivorans DSM 12446 carries:
- the modA gene encoding molybdate ABC transporter substrate-binding protein yields the protein MLKKILGMACLSLSLWAGEVQITAAADLVYAFKEMQVEFEKAYPGEKAHIAFGSTGKAYTQILNGAPYDMYFAADMGYVQKLKDAGLISHEPKPYAYGRIGLWAPKTNNMDVKRGLELLLDPKVKKIAIADPSHAPYGVAAVNALKSQNYYDKIQDRLVLGENVSQAAQFIQTGAAEVGIIPLSLGISDTLKAQGDFFLLPSEWHNEIIQGYALLKNGENNPTAQKFEAFVGTPQARTIFKRYGFVLPGEL
- a CDS encoding TOBE domain-containing protein, with the translated sequence MSKDLSSGLICFDKPVLLEKRIHLLQAIKESGSITTAAKQVGISYKTAWGAIDTMNNLSTMPLVVRVTGGNGGGGTSLTPYGEEIVKNYDVLKHEYERFLKTLSSMAEFNMDHIKNLQRIAMQISARNQFMGKIGDIKQAKVNAEVSMVLKSGVILVSTITNSAVEEMGLHIGDEVIGIIKASSVLISNDTHIATSARNKILGKISGIILGEVNAQVSIDIGENEMIVATITSESAKSLGLEIGSSVCAIIKSSSILIGK
- a CDS encoding outer membrane lipoprotein-sorting protein, with protein sequence MKKIILFLLTTLALFGAESILEQVDKKLSPSSADSYKKLINIEPDGSKKEFLLYQIKKGKDKIVSLFLQPDSEKGRSTLRLDENMWLYLPDVGKPIRITSMQSVVGGVFNNSDIMQLDFSAEYDIKSQTDEGATIVLDLKAKNETVAYDKLLMEVDKKTVTPTKISCYTSTGMLIKTLYYKEMKDFGGGIVRPAVIETDSPLYKGYKSIMVYGKITAREFADEMFTIENIGKVQEFRK
- a CDS encoding ABC transporter permease, which gives rise to MRLLHNIDKNLNAKMLEFVESKLESNPFIESYSYRIKFGAMFSNFTSTTNIRLNAINPKDEFPTLPLLESRISDMNGTFKSGEIIVPELLIKGMDVKIGDTIVLVANNKNGSVNGINLKVAGIVGQVMGPGGRDGYIHIEDAKKALRMNNELEISEIVLRLRDVEKLRVAEKSLQPLLEKLNKEGKPVLEIHTWQQLSPFYNIIKMIDVMNISIQIILISIVLISILNVMIMSVFERVREIGTIAAMGTPPLTIVKLFLCEGLMLGVFGAVVGSILSLGIVYLLNMVKITYSIGQQSGLILTPSLGLNEILSVSIIVIFISLVASISPAIKASRLDPVEALRTY